A window of the Thermus thermamylovorans genome harbors these coding sequences:
- a CDS encoding zinc metallopeptidase yields the protein MVLVFLASLAIQGGLQATFARFSRVANARGLTGAQVARAILDAHGLGHVKVEPVPGTLTDHYDPHAKAVRLSQPNYASPSLAALAVAAHEVGHAVQDAQGYAWLRVRASLWPAASLGTNLGPILVIAGLMLGALGLAKLGLYLYLAVALFQLVTLPVEFDASRRAMDFLRRMGFLSQGEVAPARRVLTWAALTYVAALASSLATILYYASLLMGRRE from the coding sequence ATGGTGCTGGTCTTCCTGGCCAGCTTGGCGATCCAAGGGGGGTTGCAGGCCACCTTCGCCCGCTTTAGCCGGGTGGCCAACGCCCGGGGCCTCACGGGGGCCCAGGTGGCCCGGGCTATCCTGGACGCCCACGGCCTCGGCCACGTGAAGGTGGAGCCCGTACCCGGAACCCTCACCGACCACTACGACCCCCACGCCAAGGCCGTGCGGCTCTCCCAGCCCAACTACGCCTCCCCCAGCCTGGCGGCCCTGGCGGTGGCGGCCCACGAGGTGGGGCACGCGGTGCAGGACGCCCAGGGGTACGCCTGGCTCCGGGTGCGGGCCAGCCTCTGGCCCGCCGCCAGCCTGGGCACCAACCTGGGCCCCATCCTGGTCATCGCCGGGTTGATGCTGGGGGCCCTGGGCCTGGCCAAGCTGGGCCTTTACCTTTACCTGGCGGTGGCCCTCTTCCAGCTGGTCACCCTACCCGTGGAGTTCGACGCCTCCAGGCGGGCCATGGACTTCCTCCGGCGCATGGGCTTCCTCTCCCAGGGGGAGGTGGCCCCCGCCCGGCGCGTCCTCACCTGGGCGGCCCTCACCTACGTGGCGGCCCTGGCCAGCTCCTTGGCCACCATCCTCTACTACGCCAGCCTCCTCATGGGACGGAGGGAGTAG
- a CDS encoding nucleoside triphosphate pyrophosphohydrolase family protein, giving the protein MTLEEYQKEAQKTALYPEAYRLLYPTLGLVGEAGELANKVKKVLRDEGGQLGEEAREALLAELGDVLWYVAQVATDLGVSLEAVAAHNLAKLRSRLERGRIGGSGDGR; this is encoded by the coding sequence TTGACCCTTGAGGAATACCAGAAGGAGGCTCAGAAGACCGCTCTCTACCCCGAGGCCTACCGCCTCCTCTACCCCACCCTGGGTCTGGTGGGGGAGGCCGGGGAGCTGGCCAACAAGGTGAAGAAGGTGCTGCGGGACGAGGGGGGGCAGCTCGGCGAGGAGGCCCGGGAAGCCCTCCTGGCAGAGCTCGGGGACGTACTCTGGTACGTGGCCCAGGTGGCCACAGACCTGGGGGTGAGCCTCGAGGCCGTGGCCGCCCACAACCTGGCCAAGCTCCGCTCGCGGCTGGAGCGGGGGCGGATCGGGGGATCGGGGGACGGGCGCTGA
- a CDS encoding AAA family ATPase: MRGGEAWRIDRLVLQGFKSFPDRTALDFPDPVTGVIGPNGAGKSNLVEALRFVTGVRAQELRGQELRSLLFQGGEGRPPSGMAEVRLELSRGKERLVVERRIEGERSLLWLNGHPASAKALALRLAGTGLGRGGYAIVGQGEVGALLEAPEGVLLAHLEEAAGLRPVAEASRAAGERLEEAAALLEARERALSELKAQGERLGAEAERARRARALDLEVLALRRSLLLARQEEALAEMAKAKARLQALAQEEEALAAARQALEAERRALAEEEEGLRLRWERVRLALKEGEGLQGELRELSRVLRVLDRPPPPEPGPPVPVPPPPAPPRELRARLEKLRAEERRLQGERRRWEEAQRRHEAELARYEERLRAYREALGERQGLERELKEKEALLARLEAEAAERRRLEEALAELRAQAQAQKKEAERLRHLLETGADLQEGPRRVRGLPGVLGVVADLVRPQPGLELALEVALGPRLQWVVTEDEEAAKAAIARLKREGGRATFLPLTLLHPPSPPPTPKAPGLLGPAFRLARLALPGLPAETLLRVLLGDTLVFQDLEAALAYRRAGGRERLVTLEGDVLERSGALTGGRSRGGGETLLLRRRLEELQEEMARQEAEAQALAQALAAFAVKGLEAVRAEVAALRGRLRTPPPTPPQPPVPPGATWDETRLVGLEEERQALEAAIAQAEAHERWRLLEKAWGEWQEAQEEAARVRARMAELQERLQALLPLAQEAQGLEARLKEAQATRRRLQDREAEILARRNALLAEREGLHLLLARREALVEELSREVATLPETPRLPGTPRALQARLAQAEGERRALGPVNALAERELAELETRLRAQEGEVAEAREALKRLEEERRGVERAYGARLQESFRIFQEAFRKNAQALLGAQAEVRREGGGLRLLLVPAGKRTQDLRLLSLGEKTLGALAFLFALGELQGGLPLAVLDEVDAALDEANLLRFADFLASGRQFILVTHQKRTMEACHALYGVTAEGGASRVYAIRKEVALDP; encoded by the coding sequence ATGAGGGGAGGGGAAGCCTGGCGCATCGACCGCCTGGTCCTCCAGGGGTTCAAGTCCTTTCCCGACCGCACCGCCTTGGACTTCCCGGACCCGGTGACCGGGGTCATCGGCCCCAACGGCGCGGGCAAGAGCAACCTGGTGGAGGCCCTGCGCTTCGTCACCGGCGTGCGGGCCCAGGAGCTTCGCGGCCAGGAGCTCCGGTCCCTCCTCTTCCAGGGCGGGGAGGGCCGTCCCCCCTCGGGGATGGCGGAGGTGCGGCTGGAGCTTTCCCGGGGCAAGGAACGCCTGGTGGTGGAGCGGCGCATCGAGGGGGAGCGCAGCCTCCTCTGGCTGAACGGGCACCCCGCAAGCGCCAAGGCCCTGGCCCTGCGCCTAGCCGGCACGGGCTTGGGGCGGGGGGGGTACGCCATCGTGGGCCAGGGGGAGGTGGGGGCGCTCCTGGAGGCCCCGGAGGGGGTGCTCCTGGCCCACCTGGAGGAAGCGGCGGGGCTTAGGCCCGTGGCCGAGGCCAGCAGGGCCGCGGGGGAAAGGCTGGAGGAGGCCGCTGCCCTCCTGGAGGCCCGCGAGCGGGCCCTCTCGGAGCTAAAAGCCCAGGGGGAGCGCCTTGGGGCCGAGGCCGAGCGGGCCCGACGGGCGCGCGCCCTGGACCTCGAGGTCCTGGCCCTGCGGCGGAGCCTCCTCCTGGCCCGCCAGGAGGAGGCCCTGGCGGAGATGGCAAAGGCCAAGGCCCGCCTCCAAGCCCTGGCGCAAGAGGAAGAGGCCCTGGCGGCGGCACGGCAGGCCCTGGAGGCCGAGCGCCGGGCCCTGGCCGAGGAAGAGGAAGGCCTGCGCCTGCGCTGGGAAAGGGTGCGCCTGGCCCTGAAGGAGGGTGAAGGCCTCCAGGGAGAGCTCCGGGAGCTCTCCCGGGTGCTCAGGGTCCTGGACCGGCCCCCGCCCCCGGAACCCGGCCCCCCGGTGCCGGTACCCCCACCCCCCGCGCCCCCCAGGGAGCTCAGGGCGCGCCTGGAAAAGCTCCGGGCCGAGGAGCGCCGCCTCCAGGGGGAAAGGCGGCGCTGGGAGGAGGCCCAGCGCCGCCACGAGGCGGAGCTGGCCCGCTACGAGGAGAGGCTTAGGGCCTACCGGGAGGCCCTGGGGGAGCGGCAGGGGCTGGAGAGGGAGCTTAAGGAGAAGGAGGCCCTCCTGGCCCGCCTCGAGGCGGAGGCGGCGGAGCGGCGCAGGCTGGAAGAGGCCTTGGCGGAACTCCGGGCCCAGGCCCAGGCCCAAAAGAAGGAGGCCGAGCGCCTGCGCCACCTTCTGGAGACGGGCGCCGACCTGCAGGAAGGCCCCCGTCGGGTGCGGGGCCTCCCCGGGGTCCTGGGGGTGGTGGCCGACCTGGTGCGCCCCCAACCGGGGCTGGAGCTGGCCCTGGAGGTGGCCTTGGGCCCCCGGCTCCAGTGGGTGGTCACGGAGGACGAGGAGGCGGCCAAGGCGGCCATCGCCCGGCTCAAAAGGGAGGGGGGCCGGGCCACCTTCCTGCCCCTAACCCTTCTGCACCCCCCTTCCCCGCCCCCCACCCCCAAGGCCCCGGGCCTCCTGGGGCCCGCCTTCCGCCTGGCCCGCCTGGCCCTTCCCGGCCTGCCGGCAGAAACCCTCCTCAGGGTGCTCCTGGGGGACACCCTGGTCTTCCAGGACCTGGAGGCGGCCCTGGCCTACCGCCGGGCCGGGGGGAGGGAGCGGCTGGTGACCCTGGAGGGGGACGTCCTGGAGCGCTCGGGGGCCCTCACCGGAGGGCGGTCCCGGGGTGGGGGTGAAACCCTTCTCCTCAGGCGCCGTCTGGAGGAGTTGCAGGAGGAGATGGCCCGCCAGGAGGCCGAGGCCCAGGCCCTCGCCCAGGCCCTGGCCGCCTTTGCGGTAAAAGGCCTGGAAGCGGTCCGGGCGGAGGTGGCCGCCCTCCGAGGCCGCCTCCGCACCCCTCCTCCAACCCCGCCCCAGCCCCCCGTTCCCCCCGGGGCCACCTGGGACGAAACCCGCCTGGTGGGCCTGGAGGAGGAGCGGCAGGCCCTCGAGGCCGCCATAGCCCAGGCGGAGGCCCACGAGCGCTGGCGCCTCCTGGAAAAAGCCTGGGGTGAATGGCAGGAGGCCCAGGAGGAAGCCGCCCGGGTGAGGGCGCGCATGGCTGAGCTGCAGGAGCGCCTCCAGGCCCTTCTCCCCCTGGCCCAGGAGGCCCAGGGGCTGGAAGCCCGCCTAAAGGAGGCTCAGGCCACCCGGCGCCGCCTCCAGGACCGGGAAGCCGAGATCCTGGCCCGCCGCAACGCCCTCTTGGCGGAACGGGAAGGGCTGCACCTCCTCCTGGCCCGGCGCGAGGCCCTGGTGGAGGAGCTATCCCGGGAGGTGGCCACCCTACCCGAAACCCCCCGCCTCCCGGGGACGCCCCGGGCCCTCCAGGCCCGCCTCGCCCAGGCGGAGGGGGAGCGGCGGGCCCTGGGGCCGGTGAACGCCCTGGCGGAGCGCGAGCTCGCGGAGCTGGAAACCCGCCTGCGGGCTCAGGAAGGGGAGGTGGCCGAGGCCAGGGAGGCCCTCAAGCGGCTGGAAGAGGAGAGGCGGGGGGTGGAACGGGCCTACGGGGCCCGGCTCCAGGAAAGCTTCCGGATTTTTCAGGAAGCTTTCCGAAAAAATGCCCAGGCCCTCCTGGGGGCCCAGGCCGAGGTGCGGCGCGAAGGAGGGGGCTTACGCCTCCTGCTGGTCCCGGCCGGCAAGCGCACCCAGGATCTGCGCCTCCTCTCCCTGGGGGAGAAGACCCTGGGGGCCCTGGCCTTCCTCTTCGCCCTGGGGGAGCTCCAGGGGGGCCTGCCCCTGGCGGTGTTGGACGAGGTGGACGCTGCCCTGGACGAGGCCAACCTCCTCCGCTTCGCCGACTTTTTGGCCTCGGGGCGGCAGTTCATCCTGGTGACCCACCAGAAGCGCACCATGGAGGCCTGCCACGCCCTCTATGGGGTGACCGCCGAGGGGGGCGCAAGCCGGGTGTACGCCATCCGCAAGGAGGTGGCCCTTGACCCTTGA
- a CDS encoding GerMN domain-containing protein, with amino-acid sequence MRRILTFWNLLGLLTFLLGALVFWQTRGGQTPGALPLPPGEEASPDRLALTLYRPDPPRGFLRESLLLDLEPGETRESRALAAWAEALGAPVPRGLYRVGGRLVVDLPKDFVQGLDATQEAFRLYSLAYTLLATFPQGEEVRFLVEGEPRVGLAHLDLREPVRRP; translated from the coding sequence ATGCGGCGGATCCTAACCTTCTGGAACCTCCTGGGCCTCCTGACCTTCCTCCTGGGAGCCCTGGTCTTCTGGCAGACCCGAGGGGGCCAGACCCCCGGCGCCCTGCCCCTGCCCCCCGGGGAGGAGGCCTCCCCCGACCGGCTGGCCCTCACCCTCTACCGCCCGGACCCCCCCCGGGGCTTCCTGCGGGAGTCCCTGCTCCTGGACCTGGAGCCGGGGGAAACCCGGGAGAGCCGGGCCCTGGCCGCCTGGGCCGAGGCCCTGGGGGCCCCGGTCCCCCGGGGGCTTTACCGGGTAGGAGGGCGCCTGGTGGTGGACCTGCCCAAGGACTTCGTCCAGGGGCTGGATGCCACCCAGGAAGCCTTTCGCCTCTACAGCCTGGCCTACACCCTCCTGGCCACCTTCCCCCAAGGGGAGGAGGTGCGCTTTCTGGTGGAGGGGGAGCCCCGGGTGGGCCTGGCCCACCTGGACCTGCGGGAGCCCGTGCGCCGGCCATGA
- a CDS encoding N-acetylmuramoyl-L-alanine amidase family protein, translating to MRAWLLVFLLLPALGQAPRPLTVGSLTGEALYPGGRGVAYGEVRLLAQGLGLALWQGEDRVALGLGSRYRAFPVVEGEAQAAAQGAAWRRGGEVYVPLRALAEALGLELRVQEGILLTLPWARLLGVDREAGRWTLRFSREVNALWRGEGILFLLAQGEGAGLRQEALGLFLPLEAPPDRLYYPGGGRVALEWGPLPRPRPLVLLDPGHGGEDPGIALEGLLEKDLALDLARRVAVRLPGSRLTRQEDRTLSLEERLEQAQRASVVVSLHVTQGSAVNLYLPRARSHPLGRNAEALLATAPPPQAALLRAFAGDPRRLARTLEEAFSALGIVVARAEGPYALTDVPGAAVILEVGLDRLRTPEAREGMAEAIAQGIRAYLE from the coding sequence ATGAGGGCCTGGCTCCTGGTCTTTCTCCTCCTCCCCGCCCTGGGCCAAGCCCCGAGGCCCCTCACGGTGGGGAGCCTCACCGGGGAAGCCCTCTACCCTGGGGGCCGCGGGGTGGCCTACGGGGAGGTGCGCCTCCTGGCCCAGGGCCTGGGCCTGGCCCTGTGGCAGGGGGAGGACCGGGTGGCCCTGGGCCTGGGGAGCCGCTACCGCGCCTTCCCCGTGGTGGAGGGGGAGGCCCAGGCAGCGGCCCAGGGAGCGGCCTGGCGCCGGGGGGGGGAGGTCTACGTGCCCCTGCGGGCCCTGGCGGAGGCCCTTGGCCTGGAGCTGAGGGTCCAGGAGGGCATCCTCCTCACCCTCCCGTGGGCCCGGCTCCTGGGGGTGGACCGGGAGGCGGGGCGCTGGACCCTGCGCTTCAGCCGGGAGGTGAACGCCCTCTGGCGGGGGGAAGGGATCCTCTTCCTCCTGGCCCAGGGCGAGGGAGCCGGCCTCAGGCAGGAGGCTCTAGGGCTCTTCCTGCCCCTGGAGGCCCCCCCGGACCGCCTCTACTATCCGGGAGGGGGCCGGGTGGCCCTGGAGTGGGGCCCCCTGCCCCGGCCCAGGCCCCTGGTCCTCCTGGACCCCGGGCACGGGGGAGAGGACCCGGGGATCGCCCTGGAAGGGCTTCTGGAGAAGGACCTGGCCCTGGACCTAGCCCGGCGGGTGGCCGTGAGGCTCCCCGGGAGCCGCCTCACCCGGCAGGAGGACCGCACCCTTTCCCTGGAGGAGCGCCTGGAGCAGGCCCAGCGGGCCTCGGTGGTGGTTTCCCTCCACGTAACCCAGGGGAGCGCGGTGAACCTCTACCTGCCCCGGGCGCGGTCCCACCCCTTGGGGCGCAACGCCGAGGCCCTCCTGGCCACGGCCCCGCCTCCCCAGGCCGCCCTGCTCCGGGCCTTCGCCGGGGATCCCCGCCGCCTGGCCCGCACCCTGGAGGAGGCCTTTTCCGCCCTAGGCATCGTGGTGGCCCGCGCCGAGGGCCCCTACGCCCTCACCGATGTGCCGGGGGCCGCGGTGATCCTGGAGGTGGGTTTAGACCGCCTCCGCACCCCCGAGGCCCGGGAGGGGATGGCCGAGGCCATCGCCCAGGGCATACGCGCCTACCTGGAGTAG
- the smpB gene encoding SsrA-binding protein SmpB, with the protein MALVLENRRARHDYEILETLEAGIALRGTEVKSLRAGKVDFTGSFAKFADGELFLENLYIAPYEKGSYTNVDPRRRRKLLLHRHQLHRLRGKVEQKGLTLVPLRLYFNERGYAKVLLGLARGKRDYQKRAEDKRRAVQRALEEL; encoded by the coding sequence ATGGCCCTCGTGCTGGAGAACCGCCGGGCACGGCACGATTACGAGATCCTGGAAACCCTCGAGGCGGGGATCGCCCTCCGGGGAACGGAGGTCAAGTCCCTGCGGGCGGGGAAGGTGGACTTCACCGGGAGCTTCGCCAAGTTCGCCGACGGCGAGCTCTTCCTGGAAAACCTCTACATCGCCCCCTACGAGAAGGGCTCCTACACCAACGTGGACCCCAGGAGGAGGCGCAAGCTCCTCCTCCACCGCCACCAGCTCCACCGCCTTCGGGGCAAGGTGGAGCAAAAGGGCCTCACCCTGGTGCCCCTCAGGCTCTACTTCAACGAGCGGGGCTACGCCAAGGTCCTCCTGGGCTTGGCCCGGGGCAAGCGGGACTACCAGAAGCGGGCGGAGGACAAAAGGCGGGCGGTGCAACGGGCCCTGGAGGAGCTATGA
- a CDS encoding carbon-nitrogen hydrolase family protein, producing the protein MRLALAHLAKRESLSALLQALVPLVHRARGEGALALLLPELILGKRGEEGLPQALEALAGENRLAVVAGFLAQGPRNRLGVFPQGPFYDKVHPFLAPGEEGEEGVEPGEGPVMWAFEGRRFGLALCYDLDFPELFRSYALMGAEVFLVGSAWPGAYGELLSVLARARAAENQAYLLLANRADTGSPSLAVAPDGRLLALRREEGLLVVDLDLGFLEEYRARYPILRHRRMGAYPLW; encoded by the coding sequence GTGCGGCTGGCCTTAGCCCATCTAGCCAAGCGGGAAAGCCTTTCGGCGCTTCTCCAGGCCCTCGTTCCCCTGGTGCACCGGGCTCGCGGGGAGGGGGCCTTGGCCCTCCTCCTCCCCGAGCTGATCCTGGGGAAGCGCGGAGAGGAAGGGCTTCCCCAAGCCCTCGAGGCCCTGGCCGGGGAAAACCGCCTAGCGGTGGTGGCGGGCTTCCTGGCCCAAGGTCCCAGGAACCGGCTGGGCGTTTTTCCCCAAGGCCCTTTTTACGACAAGGTACACCCCTTCCTGGCCCCGGGGGAGGAGGGGGAGGAGGGCGTCGAGCCCGGGGAAGGGCCGGTGATGTGGGCGTTTGAGGGGCGCAGGTTCGGACTCGCCCTTTGCTACGACCTGGACTTCCCCGAGCTCTTCCGCAGCTACGCCTTGATGGGCGCCGAGGTCTTTTTGGTGGGCTCGGCCTGGCCCGGGGCGTACGGGGAGCTCCTTTCGGTCCTGGCCAGGGCCAGGGCCGCGGAGAACCAGGCCTACCTCCTCCTCGCCAACCGGGCGGACACGGGCAGCCCCTCCCTGGCGGTGGCCCCCGATGGGCGCCTCCTGGCCTTAAGGCGGGAGGAAGGCCTGCTCGTGGTGGACCTGGACCTGGGTTTCCTGGAGGAGTACCGGGCCCGCTACCCCATCCTCCGCCACCGCCGCATGGGAGCCTACCCCCTCTGGTAA
- a CDS encoding biotin transporter BioY: MKTESLSHLPLAKAFWPRRSLGRDLALVLGGSLLVALTAQAALPLPFTPVPLTLQTLGVLLVGAALGSRLGFLALLAYLLQGAIGLPVFAGGTGGLAKILGPTGGFLLAFPLVAGLVGLLVERFGLDRGFLGTLLAMLAGNALLYLVGLPWLAAWLMGAGKLAGTGALLAMGLFPFIPGDLVKAGMAALVLPSAWRVLGRR, encoded by the coding sequence ATGAAGACGGAATCCCTGAGCCACCTCCCCCTGGCCAAAGCTTTCTGGCCCCGGCGCTCCCTGGGCCGCGACCTGGCCCTGGTTCTGGGAGGAAGCCTCCTGGTGGCCCTCACCGCCCAGGCTGCCCTGCCCCTCCCCTTCACCCCCGTGCCCCTCACCCTGCAGACCCTGGGGGTCTTGCTGGTGGGGGCAGCCTTGGGTAGCCGCCTCGGGTTCCTGGCCCTCTTGGCCTACCTCCTCCAGGGCGCCATAGGGCTTCCCGTCTTCGCCGGGGGAACCGGGGGTCTGGCCAAGATCCTCGGGCCCACCGGGGGCTTCCTCCTGGCCTTCCCCTTGGTGGCAGGCTTGGTGGGGTTACTGGTGGAGCGCTTCGGCCTGGACCGAGGTTTCTTAGGAACCCTCCTGGCCATGCTGGCGGGGAATGCCCTCCTCTACCTGGTGGGGCTTCCCTGGCTCGCCGCCTGGCTCATGGGGGCGGGAAAGCTCGCCGGCACCGGCGCCCTTTTGGCCATGGGGCTTTTCCCCTTCATCCCCGGAGACCTGGTGAAGGCAGGGATGGCAGCCTTGGTCCTGCCCTCCGCCTGGAGGGTATTGGGCAGGCGCTAG